The Marivirga tractuosa DSM 4126 genome contains the following window.
GTACATCCGTAACATAAATACTTCTCCCGTGTGTGGCCACAACTAAATCCAAATCTCTTGGGTGTACTATCAGATCGTAAGTTGCTACATTTGGGATAGCTCCCATGTGTTGCCAGTTTTCTCCATCATTAAAGCTGGTGTATAATCCATGGTCCGTACCGATGTAAAGTAATCCAGCGACTTTTGGATCTTCATAAATTACGTTAACCGACTCTTGAGGTAAATCACCTGCAATTGATGTCCAATTTTTACCAAAATCAGTGCTTTTATAGACGTAATTATCAAAATTATCATTTCTATAGCCTGTCATAGATAGATAAACCGTGGCTTCATCATGTTCTGAAGGATGAATACTGCTTACCCATAAATCTGCAGGAAGATTGTTATTGATTTTTTGGATACTCTGTCCTTCTTTCATTAACCAAACATTGCCATCATCGGTACCTACATAAACAATCCCGAACTTCAATGGTGATTCTGCAATTTCTGTAATAGTAGCAAAAGGGACATTTCCTTCTTTGGCACCATTGGTTAAATCACCAGTCAATGCAGTCCAGCTATCCCCTTGATTTAAGCTTCTGTAAACTTTCTGAGCACCAATGTATATAATATCAGGATTATGCTGACTCATGACCACTGGTGTTCTCCAATTAAATCTTAATCGATCCTCTCCTATATTATGCTTAGGCGTGATATATTGCCTTTTACCGCTTTCTCTATTAATTCTAAAATAGTTCCCAAACTGAAAGCCCACATAAACAATATCTGAATTTCTAGGGTCAGCACTTACAAACATACCATCACCACCGAATATACTTTCCCATCTTCCTCTTACATTAGGCACGGTACGAGAACTTCCCACCATGGTTCCGTTATCCTGCAAGCCTCCATAAATATTGTATGGTTTTTCCATATCTACATTTACAGTATAAAATTGTCCTACTGACATGCTGTTTTTATGATCCCAAGTAGCTCCACCATCATAAGTGATGTAAAGTCCACCATCATTACCCAACATAATGTGCTCTTCATCTTCAGGATTAATCCACATCGCATGATGATCCACATGCACATCACCAATTGAGTCTGTTCTGTTAAAGGTTTTACCACCATCTCTGGAAACTACAATCGGTACGCCCATCACATAAATAATCTCAGGATTTTGAGTCGCCACTCTAATTTCACCAAAATAATAGCCATAAGTGTAATAAACTCCAGACAGATCATAATCATGTGTTTTTTGCCAAGTAGCTCCCCTATCAGTTGATTTATAAATTACAGAACCCTTAACATCTGTGTCAAATAATGCCTGATTGGCATCACCTAAATAATCGCTTAAGGCTTTCGGTTTATAAGCACCAGATTCGATATCTTTTTTGACATTTACAGCATTATACTTTTCAGGAAAACTATTATCTTTCAAATACTGATCTAAATCTTCATTGTTTAATTTAAGAAAATCCTTCACCGACATTTCCAAAAAATCAGCTGGGGCTAATCCCTCCTGCTCTTCTTTTTCTTTTTTAGTTTCCTTTTGATAATCAATTAAAGCATATAAAATATCTGGGTTAGATTGAGAAATATCCAAACCAATTCTTCCAGTAAATTCATCATCTTCCATTCCATTCATAGATAGACTCCAGTTCTCACCGCCATCTGTTGACATATAGATTCCTGAACCTTTCCCATTTCCAACAAAATCCCAAGCATATCTTTTGCGTTCCCACATGCTAGCCCATATTAGATTAGGATTTTCCGGATGGATGATTAAATCAATTGCTCCGGTTTTATCATCTATATACAATGTCTTTTCCCATGATTCTCCGCCATCTGTGGTTTTGTAAACCCCTCTTTCTTCATTATCAGAATACAAACCTCCCATTGAAGCTACCCAAACAGTATTAGGATCTTCAGGGTGAACTACAATTCTCCCAATATGCTGACTGCTAGGTAAGCCAATATGCTCCCAATTCTTGCCTTTATCAGTAGATTTATAAATACCAGAACCTGCATAACTACTTCTACTGGAATTATTCTCTCCCGTTCCAACATATAGAATGTTTTCATCACTTGGAGCTAGTGCTATATCTCCCAAAGTAAGTGCGCCCACATTATCAAAAATAGGCTCGAAGCTGATTCCATTATTTTTTGTATGAAACAGACCACCCGAAGCATAGGCTATATAAAATTCTTTGATGTTATTTTGATTTACCGCAATATCGACAATGCGAGCTCCTTGAATAACAGGGCCAACATTTCTAGAGGGATAATTCTTCAAAACCGAAGATTCAGCTAGTTTTTTTCTATTTTCAATTCCTTCCAAGATGGATTTTGCATCGGTTGGTTGAACCTGACTCATCAAGCTAAAAGGTAAAAGCAGTAGTAAAGTGAATGCAAATAATATTCGTGTCATAGTAAAGAGATTTTTATCTATGACGAATATCGAAAATTTATTGGAATTATATCACTTAAAATATATAATCGGGGTAAATCGTGGATAATTTGAAACTTAATTCACTTTTTTAAAATAGACTCTTACCTGTGGGGCATTATTGTCATTTTGCTTTTCGTACCAAAGGGTATTGTTGGCAATATTAAATGTAATAAATGATTCCCCCTGATCTTTCTGATCAAAAAAATCAACTTTTGTTAAAGAACTATTTGTTTCCCAATAACCCACATTCTGATCCCCTGTTTCATTACCATTATAGAACCTTCCGTTGTCAGCAAGCAAAATCCACCTATTTGGGAAAGCATATTTATCTGAATTATCGTAACCATTAACGGTCACTTTATCAATTACCCATTTTCCGATCAAGGCATTTTCCTCATTTATTTTCACTTTAGGCAGTTTCTTCTTTCTATTTAATGTTATATTGAAATGATTATTCTTATCGCTTAAAAATACCAATTCATCAGAGGCTTTTACATTCCATTTTTTGATATCATCAAAAGGGCTACCATCCATCATAATTAACTCATTTTGGTCTGAATGTATCATCCAAGCTTTTTCACTAACAGAATCGAGCAAACCAACTTGATAAGTCCCTTCCTCATTAAAAACAAGATAGCGAGTATTTTGATCCAAGTAATCATGAATCATTTCATGCCCATTTGCTTTCACGGAAGCAACATACCACTTTCCCATTAGCATCTCAGGGGGAGTGGAATATTCACAGCCTGCAATAAAAATAATGGTAATAGTAAAAATTACACTGTTAAAACTCTTCACGCTTTAATACATTTTAAATCCCAATTTTATCTTTTGATAAATCTTTTTATATAAACTTCATTATCGTCTCCCAATATCTTCAAATAATACGTTCCTGAAGACAACTCTTTAACATTTAGCTTATACTCTTTTTTCAACTCTTTTTGATCTATCGAATAATTTGCAATTACCTTCCCGTATTTGTCAATGATATTGATCAAACAAATTGGCGAATTAATTGATTCAAAATTTAGATTAAATTGATGTCTTACTGGATTTGGATACAATTTAATTTCTTTACTAAGAAATTCTTCAGTAGACAAAAATACGTTAGGAATTCCTGTACCCAATAATCTAACATCAAACTCGCTATTATTAGATGCGTTTGATACAATTTTCAATTGCCCACTATAAACACTTTCCTGTGTTGGCATAAAAAACACTTCTAAAGTATCTATTTCTTGTGCTTCAATTTCGAAACTTGTTCTATTGACAAGAAAGCCTGTTGGTACCATTACATCTTGGATTTGAAGAGTTTCTAATCCTGGATTCTCTAGTGGAAGTTTTAAAGTATCATACACATCCACCATAACTTCACCAAAATCGTATTCAGTAATACTCGATTGAATTAAGGAAACTGGTTGATCTGAGACATAAACAATTGAAGGACTATTTTCTGCATTATGAAATATCTCAATAAATTCTGCATCACCCAAATTGTTTTTCATCTGAACCAATATTTCATTTGATTCACCAGGCGCTATATCGCCCTGCCAATCCGCAGATAATCCAGCTGAGGTTTCAATATTAGAAATATTCAGCCCCACTTCTCCTATATTGCTAACAATTATTGAAAAGTATCCAGTGTCATTTTCTACTTCAATATTTTGCTCGGTTGACAAAATTGGCTTTTGATCTTCATTTTTTATATAAAAATTGTGTGATAATACTTGCTGAGATTCATAAACTACTTGATATGTCCATTTCCCAGTAGGTAATGAGTTGTTAATAGATCGTGTATAATACCAATAGGAGGAAGCATAATTACTCTCAAATTCTTTTTCCCATTCATCAAATATTTCACCACCTGGACTTAGTAACCTATGATAAAGTACATCTCCAACTGTTTGATCAGACAAATAGCTTGCAAGAAAAATATTTTGTCCTGGAGAAAAATTAATTTCTGCATTATACTGCTCTTCACTTACACAACCATAAGGAATTGGGGCATCAATATGGGTCATTATTTTTAATACTCTAGGATCTTTGTACGGTTTCTGATTTCTCCACCAAGAGGTAGAAGTTGATGGATTGCAGGGACCTACATAGGGATCAATAAGTTCATCATCCGAATTATATAGCTCAAAATGCAAATGTGGCCCCGTAGAGGATCCTGAACTTCCCATCACACCCAGAAATTCTCCAGTAGAAACTGTTTCACCTACTTCTTTCTCAGTCAGAGAGTTTTTCTTCAAATGCCCATACCAGGCAGTTGAACCATCTTCATGTAACACATAAACAGCATTCCAACTTTCAGAATTACTAAAGTCACAATTCAAATCATAGTTACTCCCGGCTTTATAAATAATTACCCCAGCAACTGCAGCAACAATCACTACTTGATTATTATCCATTTTCATCCAAGGAAATGGAGCCGCAAAAATATCCACTCCAGCATGATTATATCCGCTTGGTAAATCATATGAGACGGTTCCACAATTGTAGTCTAGAATTTGGTCTGGATAAGCCTCATTATGATCAACAAAATTGGATATCCCATAATAATCAGGCTCGTTAAAGTTAATATTCTGGGCAACTGGCCATTCTAGTAAAATATGATCGTCTGGATAATTTTCTTTTTTAATGTCTAAAATTCCGTTCGAGATTAGGGAATCTTTAATGTACTGCGTTTCAGCAAAATATTTTTTATGTAAATTTTCCTGATTACAAATAAATTTACTCTGTATATAATTTCCTGAATCAACCGATGAAATATTTTGACTAAATACATTGAAAGTAAGAAAAAGAAGTGCGAGGCTTAGTAGTTTTTGATGCATCTGTTCTTGTTTATATAAAAATACATATTGAAATACACAAGAGCAACAACTAGCTTACATTTTAGCTATGGAAATCAAAATCTCACCATCATCTGCACTTTCACTTCAGATCTTTTATCCCCTTCAATCTTTTCATTACCAGTTCCAACTGTAAACCGATCTACATATCGAAACTGAGCATATCTCGCCCATATTTGGAGCTTTTTTGAGAATTTATACTGTAATAATGCATAAGAGCGACTTCCTGTATACTGATAAGCTGGAATTGAAAATGCATATAAAACATCTTTTTCATAAACATACTGTCGATTTTCGAAATTGTCCGTGTCAAAAATGGAATAGCGTGTGCTCAATCGGAATCTTCCAAAGTCAAAATTAATGTCTTGGATTAATGCCATGCCATTTGAATAATCGCCATCAAATAGAAATTCACTGAACTGGGCTCTGGTTTTTAAAGACACTATTCCTTTCGGGCGGACATCTAAATTTAGGATATAATTTCTCTTTTCTGCATTAGTCAATCCATATAAATTTGGGTTAGCATCCATTGCCACATTTCTCTCTTTATTTTCTACTCTAGCTTGTGCATACAATTTTATCTGTCTGTTAAAACTGTAAGCTACTCTTCCTAAAAATTCATTACCTTTTGATGGTCCATCAGCCCTAAACCTTAACCAAGGGAAATTAAAGCGGTCGTAATATCCTGAAAAAGTCAGCTTTTTAAATGGCTGGAATTTCATCCCCCAATAGACTCCATTTTCATTAATATTTCGGGTGCTTTCACCAAATGCTGTTCCATAAAATGTATGGAAATCCCTGTCATAATTTCTGACAACAAAACTGGTCTGCAAACTTGGAGTAATGGAAGCGATAAACCCACCTATTGCACCAACCCCACCGGATGTGCTTACCGCTCCCTCCCCGAACAAATGGAAATTACGCCAATAATAATTAGCAAATAAACCGTAATTCTGATTTTGGGTACCTCCAAATTCAAATTGATTATATTTATTAGGTTGACGGAAAAAGGGTCTATCGTAAATGGTATGAATATAATTTAAGCCAATATTGAGATTCTCTCTTTTAGTATTGAACAATAAGTTTCCTCCAAAATTTTGTGCTTCGATTGCATTTTTTCCTGCTATTTCTGACTCAGTTCTATGGAAACCTGTAAGCCTGATGGAAGAAAAAAATTCTTCCGCGCTTTGAGCAGAATCCAGCTGTACATTTCCATTGATCGGATTGTAGCTATAGAAAGTTGTTAAATCCAGATAATCATTTAACTCAAGTGTAGTCGCAAACCCTCTAAAAAAGTTGGTTTCCAAAACGGAGGTATAAGGAAGCACCCCCAAATTACTTCTTCTTGCAGTAGCAACAGTTTGACTTCCCTTCCCGATGGCAAAACCTGCTCCAAATAACAAAGATTGCCCAAATTGCAACTGATAATCTCCTAAAACTATATTTTTTAGTCTCCCCTGATTTTCCAATTGTGCATGAAAAGACCAAAAATCCATACCATATTGGTCCTTGGTTGGATCCCATTTAAACTGTTCACCAGCATCTTTTTCTGTGGTGAATCCTATGCTAAAATCATCGGTATGCTTTACTCTAAAGCGAGTGTAAAGCCTGTACGGATCTCCCAAATACTGCCTTTCTCTTTCATCGGAAGAAACATAGCCACGCTTTTCTTCCAAAGTCCTATCTGATCTAATGATCAAATAGTTATTCTCTTCATTTAAAATCCTTTGTAGTAAAGGGCGATTATCAGCTTGCAAACCAGTCTCTCGCACAGAAACAAATGGAAGAATTTCATAAATGGTTTTGAGGTCAAACTCAGAAATAGCTTGTAATTCGTAAATACTTAACAAATCACCATTCTTGGCCCTATGATCTAAAAATTCACTGATTTGGATATTCGAAAGCAACAGCAATGATTGTAAATCTTGGCGATTGGCTTTGTTTAAGTCTATTGGAGATTGATAGAGTTGAAATAAGGCTTCGTATATATCTTCATAATTAGTGTTTTCATCCTGGACAGAGAAATTACTTTCTATAAAATCTTCCAGATCAAGTTCTTGATCCTGTGCAAAAGAATGAAAAGACATTACTGTAGTACAAATTAAAAACAACACTATGGACAAACACACCCTCATCTGTTCTTAATTCTATATTGCATTGAAATACTATGAGAGAACCCCATTTCCGCATGATTACTTAAAGCATAATCCCATTGAATACTTAAACACTTAAATCCCAGACCATAAAACGACTGAAATGAGCCACTATTCACACCTGTTCTAAGATAAAACTTCTCTAGAAAATTGTACTCTGCACCTAATTTAAGCAGGGCAGGTCTTACAATATCTTTCTCTATTTCTGCATTCAGCATAAAATAATTTCTTGGTCGGTAAGAAACACCAAGTTTCAAAAGTGTGGGTACTCCATGCTCAGCTTCAACATTTAGGCTTGATTGAGTAATATTTAAGGCTTGTGCCCCCACTAATAGTTGGGGAGTTATGGAAGCAATTCCCCCAAAATCAATGGACAAAGTTTCTTGAGTCCCAAAATCTTGGACTTGATATTGAAGATAATTAAGCCTACCTCCTAATTTGATAATGCCAAGCTTTGTAGCATATCCAAGGGCAATTTTATGTTCGTTATAGATCTCGTCACCAAAGCGAAAAACACTTAATGAAGCATATCCAAAGGGCAATTTAGCAGTCAAACCCGCTGCCATTAAATCCATTCCCAGCATACCAAATCGGTTTTCATAAGTGGCCCCTACCTCAAAACTTTCAGTATTTGTTATTCCAGCAGTGTTTTGAAATGAAGCCCAATAGCCATCCATGGTGACAGCGGCATCGCCCAACCCAATTACCCGACTCGATACAGGCGAATAAATAGATTGTGCATTAATTTGAAAAGCGAAAAGCAATAAAATGGGGAGTATTTGGTTGAATAATTTCATGCAGATTATTAAATTATAAACCCTTAGCACCTAAATTAGCTTAGATCCATAAAGAAATCGAAAGTGAAAAATTATAAAAAATATTGGATATGCGCAATTATATTAACAAGCTTTCATTATCATCTCCTGGCACAAATTGATTCACTATTATATGAAACTGGTGAATTAAAAGCTGTCGGAAATCGGCAAAATGGGATTAAAGAAGGAGAGTGGAAATTTTATTATCCCAATGGCGAAATAAACTCAATTGAAAATTACGAAAAAGGAGAATTGCAAGGGGTTATAAAGAGCTTTTATCCAAGCGGACAAATAACTTCAGAAGAGCACTGGACTAAAGGAAATCTCCAAGGAATATCCATTTACTATTATAAAAATGGTCAGGTGGAAAAAACAGGAAATTACTTGAATAGCAGCTATCATGGGCAGTGGGAATTTTTCTACAAAAATGGAAAACTTCGACACATCGGGAATTATGACAAAGGTATTCCCAATGGACCTTGGCAATTTTTCAATAAATCAGGTCAAATCATTCAAGCAGGTGATTACAAAAATGGAAATGAGGAAGGGATTTGGCAATATTTTGATGACAAAGGTCGAAAAACGTATGAAGGCCAATATGAAAATGGAGAAAGAATAGGAGATTGGTATTATTTCAATCGATTTGGAAAAAAGAAAAAAGTGGATAAATCAGAATTAGATTAAATTCCAGACTTCACATTGATAAAAAAGCCTGTTTCATTTAAAGCGTTTATTGAATATTCTAATCTAAGAACTGCATCATAGTACGTGACAAGATCTATACCAGCTCCATAACTATAAATATATCGATTTGATAATAACGGACTAATAGTTGTAGGACTAGTCTCTGGCAAGTTATTTTGAACATAACCTTGATCAAAAAACACTTTGAAATAGGCTGCTATCGGTACTTTTCTAAATTGCTTTAAGGGCATTAACTTTCCTAAATTAGCTTCAACTGAAAATATTTCTTTTTTCAGTTCTATTTTATTCACAGCATAATGTTGCCCCTGTATAACATAGAGTTCATAGCCTTTCAATAAATTATTTCCAAATCCCAATCCATTCATATTAAAATAAGGCTGAAATCTTGGATAACTAGTATAGCCAGAAAATGAGGATGCAATACTAAAATTATATTTTAGAGGTTTGTAATATGCTACTAAAGCCTGTGCGGATCCTTGATCTATGTCGTTAAATACCCCTAATCCTATTTTAGATAGCCTAGCGTCAATCAAGAAACCTTTTAAAGGATAATTATTTCTATCTCGGAAATCCCTCCTAAAAATGTAAGTCAGTCCAATAAAATCTTGTTCCATGTCTCTGTTTTGTCCTAAATAATCTTCATTGAACTGTAGCACTTCCTCAAGAATGGTGGTTCTTGAATAAGTCAGTCGCATGGTATGCGTATTATAATAGGACTCTCGATAATTGAAAAAAACATTGCTTGTTAATGTATTTGAAATTATTTTTCTACTATTATCATCTCCAAAAATACTATCAGCATCAATAAATAATCTTTTGTTCTCAACATTGGTGAAGTCTATTTGATCAAGTTCACTGTACGAAAAACTAAGCCCCATCCCGAAGGTTTGTTCTTTATTTAGATATGGAATGTTGTATCCAAATGCAAAACGTCTTTTAAATCCAAACTGAGCCATAGCGGATAGTTTTTCATTAAGCCCCCTTACATTAAATTGATCAAACTTAAAGCCATATTCAAAGCGATCAGTTGCGCCATCCTGATTAAAAAGCCAGTCACTAAAATTCCTGTCTGCCAGTTTAAAAATCACACTTGGCCATATATACCATCTTTCTTCCACAAAGAAGATCACATTCACACTGTTATCAGATTTGTCTGCAAATTCTATTTCAGCTTTTACGGTATTAAACAGGCCTGTATTAAATATTTTATTTTCATCTAATTTGATGAGCTCTTGTAATTCCTTAAACGTATAACTAACATTGGTTTCTAAATCGATTTCTCTGGTAATAATTCTTTTTTTAGTTTTTTTATTACCCTTGATTTGAATATTTTCCAAGAAAAGAATTCGATTTTGCAGACTATCAGCAGGACTGTTAATAACTTCTATTTTTCCTAAATCTTTGTCAATAGAAACCTGACTATAGGCACCAAACGTAGCAAACAGAAAAAAAAGAATACAAATAGCCATACTAAATGACGTATTTCTATTTATCCTGTGATTTATGACGCTATATCTGTTAAGATTTCTGATTTTATGAATAATTTTAAATACTAAAAAATCTATTTTGAAAAGACTCAATAAAGAAAAACTTACAAAAACCATACGAAAAGTTGCCATCTGGCCCGTATTATTTTATCAGTATGGTATTTCACCTCTCTTCCCAGCTTCATGCCGATTCACCCCTACCTGTTCAGAATATACCAAACAGGCAATTTTAAAATATGGTTTGCTAAAAGGTTCGAAATTATCAGCTAAACGGATTTCTAAATGTCATCCTTGGGGTGGATCGGGCTATGATCCAGTTCCTTAAATTCTTTTCTCAGCCCTAATTGACTGAACGATAAAATAAATACCTGCCAACACTAATGGGATGCTTAGCCACTGCCCCATATTTAATGCTAGTCCGTCTTCAAAAGCAACCTGATTTTCTTTTATGAACTCATATAGAAACCTTAAACCAAAACATGCGATCAGGAAGATACCAAAAAGTCTACCATCTGCCAATCCACTTCTATTTTTATTCCACAAATAAAACAAAAGCAAAAATATAAAAACACACGAAATTGCTTCGTATAATTGAGCAGCGTGTCTTGGAACACCATTTCCATAGGTTGTGGCATAAATAAAGCCACCTTTTTCGTTATATTCAAATTTGGTATTGCTTGAAAACTCAATATGCTGACTAATGGTTGATTCTTGCAATTTACTCAGCATTTGCGTTTCTGTAAATCTCTTAACATCTTCCAATTTGTTCTTATCATTAAAAGATACAGTCAACTTAACAGGATATTCAAAGTCACCTTCAGGCATACTTTCTAACGTAGCAGAAGATTTCGCTCTTTCCACCTCTACCTCTTCTATTGCAGTAGTTAGGTAGTTTAATCGAAGCTCTACCTCACGACCAAACACGACACCATAGGCTTTATCGGTTGGTTCTCCTATAATTTCTGAATTCATGAAATTACCAGTTCTAATTAAAGCACCCGTAATTGCCACCACAATCACTATTCTATCCAATATCCATAAATAACTTATGTCATTATATTTTTTTGCAAATAAATAAAGTGCTATAAGAATTCCAGCAGCCCCACCATGACTAGCTAGCCCGCCTTCCCAAACTTTTAAAATATCGATAGGATTGCTGAGGTATCGTGCTGGTTCATAAAATAAAACATGACCTAATCTGGCCCCTATAATTACAGCCAACACCATGTACAAGGTTAGCACCTCAACCTGTCTCTCTTTTTTACCTTCTTTTTTGAAGATGTGAAACATCACCTGCTGTGAGATGATGAAGCCCAAGGCAAAAAGTAAACCGTACCACCTTAATTCAGTAAATCCCAAATCCACAATATAAGGTTTGGGTGACCACACTATATAGCTAAGCATATTCAATTTTCGTTTTGCACAAAATTAGGGTAAAAACAATAATCTCAATGATTTATTCTGTTTTTTCCAATTCTTCCAGTTCTTCCTTGAATGATGATGACAAGATTGGGAATCTACACCAGGTTTTTGGATCGACATTATAATCATCTAAATGAAAAGAAACCGCAATTCTTTCCCTTTTCCATTGATTTCGAGACCAAAGTTTAAAAAATTTATGAATGGAAGGCTTTAATATATTCTGATTTTCTTCCCATGAAGTTTTTAGCTCATTATAAATCTCTACTGGAGAAAATCTTTCTCTGATGGCTAATTCCTCAATTTTTTGCAATAAAGGATAAGGCATTAAATCGGTTTCATCTGATTGAGCCTGATCTTCAGGTCTTAACTCTGCAGTAGGTTGCAGGCTATTGACATAACTTAAACTTTTATATCCCAAGTTATTTTCAGCCCATCTAAGCCATTGAATAATAAAAGGTTTGTCAATGGCCGCTATCGGGGCTATACTTCCACTAGTATCACCATCCATTGTGGTATAACCAACACTACCTTCACTTCTATTCGAAGTAGTGAGCAGCAAAGCATTTTTGATGTTAGCCAATATCCAAATAATGGGAGAACGTGCTCTCGCTTGTATATTTTGGAGAGCAATATCATCTTGATCCCAATTTAACTTTCTACCTATATTTTCTGATACCTTCTGAGTGTATCCTTTTACTTCGTCATCAATATTCCAATGGTAGAATATTGCTCCAATTTCGTTTGCTAGTTTCTTAGCGGACTCAAAGGTAGAATAACCAGAGTTTTCTGTACTTTGATAAGCAGTAGTTAGAAGACGATTGGCAATGGTCTTCCGGCAATCTTGCTCAGTTTTCAACGTTTCAAACCAGTCTGCTTTATTAATTTTTTTGAGAAATTGCTCCAAACCTAATTCCTCAATTCCCAAACGAATCATTTCAGCCACTAAAACAGCTGAAGTGGATGAATCTGCACCTCCGCTTAATGAAAGTATAAAACCATTACTATAGCTTTTCCTTAAATAATCAAATAAAGCTAAACTTACGGCCTTTCTAAATTCTTGGTTTGGTTTGGATTCAAAACTTTCTGCAATTTTTGAATGTTCTTTTTGAGTATCCCAAATACCTAACTGATAATTTCTAAAGGATAATAATTCATTTCTGAATTTTAGTTCTCCATTTT
Protein-coding sequences here:
- a CDS encoding WD40/YVTN/BNR-like repeat-containing protein, coding for MTRILFAFTLLLLLPFSLMSQVQPTDAKSILEGIENRKKLAESSVLKNYPSRNVGPVIQGARIVDIAVNQNNIKEFYIAYASGGLFHTKNNGISFEPIFDNVGALTLGDIALAPSDENILYVGTGENNSSRSSYAGSGIYKSTDKGKNWEHIGLPSSQHIGRIVVHPEDPNTVWVASMGGLYSDNEERGVYKTTDGGESWEKTLYIDDKTGAIDLIIHPENPNLIWASMWERKRYAWDFVGNGKGSGIYMSTDGGENWSLSMNGMEDDEFTGRIGLDISQSNPDILYALIDYQKETKKEKEEQEGLAPADFLEMSVKDFLKLNNEDLDQYLKDNSFPEKYNAVNVKKDIESGAYKPKALSDYLGDANQALFDTDVKGSVIYKSTDRGATWQKTHDYDLSGVYYTYGYYFGEIRVATQNPEIIYVMGVPIVVSRDGGKTFNRTDSIGDVHVDHHAMWINPEDEEHIMLGNDGGLYITYDGGATWDHKNSMSVGQFYTVNVDMEKPYNIYGGLQDNGTMVGSSRTVPNVRGRWESIFGGDGMFVSADPRNSDIVYVGFQFGNYFRINRESGKRQYITPKHNIGEDRLRFNWRTPVVMSQHNPDIIYIGAQKVYRSLNQGDSWTALTGDLTNGAKEGNVPFATITEIAESPLKFGIVYVGTDDGNVWLMKEGQSIQKINNNLPADLWVSSIHPSEHDEATVYLSMTGYRNDNFDNYVYKSTDFGKNWTSIAGDLPQESVNVIYEDPKVAGLLYIGTDHGLYTSFNDGENWQHMGAIPNVATYDLIVHPRDLDLVVATHGRSIYVTDVQPLHEIAQNKENKLVTFDLDDIRFSKNWGEKSHPYSKEYLPKMEIALYSDANKNGKVKIEVLNEEGKSLSSWEEKLSTGYQSFEWNCKIGDDFISKGKYELKFILGKEEHKEGFEVK
- a CDS encoding peptidoglycan DD-metalloendopeptidase family protein — encoded protein: MHQKLLSLALLFLTFNVFSQNISSVDSGNYIQSKFICNQENLHKKYFAETQYIKDSLISNGILDIKKENYPDDHILLEWPVAQNINFNEPDYYGISNFVDHNEAYPDQILDYNCGTVSYDLPSGYNHAGVDIFAAPFPWMKMDNNQVVIVAAVAGVIIYKAGSNYDLNCDFSNSESWNAVYVLHEDGSTAWYGHLKKNSLTEKEVGETVSTGEFLGVMGSSGSSTGPHLHFELYNSDDELIDPYVGPCNPSTSTSWWRNQKPYKDPRVLKIMTHIDAPIPYGCVSEEQYNAEINFSPGQNIFLASYLSDQTVGDVLYHRLLSPGGEIFDEWEKEFESNYASSYWYYTRSINNSLPTGKWTYQVVYESQQVLSHNFYIKNEDQKPILSTEQNIEVENDTGYFSIIVSNIGEVGLNISNIETSAGLSADWQGDIAPGESNEILVQMKNNLGDAEFIEIFHNAENSPSIVYVSDQPVSLIQSSITEYDFGEVMVDVYDTLKLPLENPGLETLQIQDVMVPTGFLVNRTSFEIEAQEIDTLEVFFMPTQESVYSGQLKIVSNASNNSEFDVRLLGTGIPNVFLSTEEFLSKEIKLYPNPVRHQFNLNFESINSPICLINIIDKYGKVIANYSIDQKELKKEYKLNVKELSSGTYYLKILGDDNEVYIKRFIKR
- a CDS encoding helix-hairpin-helix domain-containing protein — its product is MSFHSFAQDQELDLEDFIESNFSVQDENTNYEDIYEALFQLYQSPIDLNKANRQDLQSLLLLSNIQISEFLDHRAKNGDLLSIYELQAISEFDLKTIYEILPFVSVRETGLQADNRPLLQRILNEENNYLIIRSDRTLEEKRGYVSSDERERQYLGDPYRLYTRFRVKHTDDFSIGFTTEKDAGEQFKWDPTKDQYGMDFWSFHAQLENQGRLKNIVLGDYQLQFGQSLLFGAGFAIGKGSQTVATARRSNLGVLPYTSVLETNFFRGFATTLELNDYLDLTTFYSYNPINGNVQLDSAQSAEEFFSSIRLTGFHRTESEIAGKNAIEAQNFGGNLLFNTKRENLNIGLNYIHTIYDRPFFRQPNKYNQFEFGGTQNQNYGLFANYYWRNFHLFGEGAVSTSGGVGAIGGFIASITPSLQTSFVVRNYDRDFHTFYGTAFGESTRNINENGVYWGMKFQPFKKLTFSGYYDRFNFPWLRFRADGPSKGNEFLGRVAYSFNRQIKLYAQARVENKERNVAMDANPNLYGLTNAEKRNYILNLDVRPKGIVSLKTRAQFSEFLFDGDYSNGMALIQDINFDFGRFRLSTRYSIFDTDNFENRQYVYEKDVLYAFSIPAYQYTGSRSYALLQYKFSKKLQIWARYAQFRYVDRFTVGTGNEKIEGDKRSEVKVQMMVRF
- a CDS encoding PorV/PorQ family protein, encoding MKLFNQILPILLLFAFQINAQSIYSPVSSRVIGLGDAAVTMDGYWASFQNTAGITNTESFEVGATYENRFGMLGMDLMAAGLTAKLPFGYASLSVFRFGDEIYNEHKIALGYATKLGIIKLGGRLNYLQYQVQDFGTQETLSIDFGGIASITPQLLVGAQALNITQSSLNVEAEHGVPTLLKLGVSYRPRNYFMLNAEIEKDIVRPALLKLGAEYNFLEKFYLRTGVNSGSFQSFYGLGFKCLSIQWDYALSNHAEMGFSHSISMQYRIKNR
- a CDS encoding toxin-antitoxin system YwqK family antitoxin, whose protein sequence is MKNYKKYWICAIILTSFHYHLLAQIDSLLYETGELKAVGNRQNGIKEGEWKFYYPNGEINSIENYEKGELQGVIKSFYPSGQITSEEHWTKGNLQGISIYYYKNGQVEKTGNYLNSSYHGQWEFFYKNGKLRHIGNYDKGIPNGPWQFFNKSGQIIQAGDYKNGNEEGIWQYFDDKGRKTYEGQYENGERIGDWYYFNRFGKKKKVDKSELD